The Flavobacterium sp. HJ-32-4 genome contains a region encoding:
- the trxA gene encoding thioredoxin → MALEITDDNFTEVVLQSDKPVMVDFWAAWCGPCRMVGPIIEELSHEFAGKAVVGKVDVDNNQNFAAQYGIRNIPTVLVFKNGEVVGRQVGVAPKATYTEALNQALNA, encoded by the coding sequence ATGGCACTTGAAATAACAGACGATAACTTCACAGAAGTAGTCTTACAATCTGACAAGCCGGTAATGGTTGATTTTTGGGCCGCATGGTGTGGACCTTGCCGTATGGTAGGGCCGATCATCGAAGAACTAAGCCACGAATTCGCCGGTAAAGCAGTAGTAGGTAAAGTCGATGTCGACAACAACCAAAACTTTGCCGCACAATATGGTATCCGCAACATTCCAACCGTTTTGGTTTTCAAAAATGGGGAAGTGGTAGGACGCCAGGTAGGTGTAGCGCCTAAAGCGACCTACACTGAAGCCCTTAACCAGGCCTTAAACGCGTAA
- the dnaE gene encoding DNA polymerase III subunit alpha, which yields MYLIFDTETTGLPKRWDAPLTDTDNWPRCVQIAWQLHDDMGRLIEHQDYLIRPDGYNIPYDAERVHGISTELAAAQGVPLPDVLVRFNETLAKAKFIVGQNVGFDVNIMGCEFHRYGVASQLGKMPVLDTCTETTAELLKLPGGRGGKFKLPTLTELHEYLFQVPFAEAHNATADVEATTRCFLELVRREIFTKEELDVPASYFQEFQRENLGEIPLIGLKHINLKAASEAIRAQFRPIDTPKAPETDVSLVGVDFVHLHNHTQFSVLQSTISVAALVKATIAQKMPAVALTDQANLMGAFHFVRDIQNHNKAAEAKNKAAVEAGETPSDVIVKPIVGCEFYVCEDRLDRTRKDNGYQVVFLAKNKNGYHNLAKMSSIAYTEGFYYVPRIDRRVIEQYKDDLIVLSGSLSGEIPNKILNVGINQAEEALLWWKTQFGADFYIELMRHGQEDEDRVNTELIGLARKHQVKLVAANNTFYIDKKDAAAHDILLCVRDGEKLNTPVGRGRGYRYGLPNQEYYFKSGDEMKALFRDLPEAIINLQEIVDQVEIYTLAREVLLPKFEIPEAFIVPEDAADGGKRGENAYLRHLTYKGAERRYGELNDETRERIDFELMTIENSGYPGYFLIVQDFIAEARKMGVSVGPGRGSAAGSVVAYCLGITNIDPLQYNLLFERFLNPDRVSLPDIDIDFDDEGRASVMDYVIRKYGAKQVAQIITYGTMAAKSAVRDTARVLDLPLFEADRIAKLIPNNLSLAKTFSLDDAALKAALRPEDFDRAKELQALAAGGDLGAQTIQQAQMLEGNLRNTGIHACGVIITPDDITKFVPVATAKDSDLFVTQFDNSVVESAGLLKMDFLGLKTLTLIKDTVKLIKYRTGVELDPDAFPIDDEKTYQLFQRGETVGIFQYESPGMQKYMKELKPTVFGDLIAMNALYRPGPIAYIPSFIRRKNGEEEIVYDLPACEELLKDTYGITVYQEQVMLLSQKLANFSKGDADVLRKAMGKKQRDVLDKMKPKFVSQAMENGHPQDVLEKIWKDWEAFAEYAFNKSHSTCYAWVAYQTAYLKANYPAEYMAAVLSNNMSDIKQISFFMEECKRMGLAVLGPCVNESFYKFTVNESYAIRFGMGAIKGVGSGAVATIVENRKKGKYRSIFDLAKRIDLRAANKKAFENLALAGGLDTFSDTHRAQYFHQDSDNSTFLEKAMRYGSKFQENENSSQVSLFGEASDVQIPEPLVPPCEEWSTMEKLAREKEVVGIYISGHPLDDFRFEMKYFCSVRLEALKNLENYVGKNLTFAGIVTNVQYRTAKNGKDWGMFTLEGFDESHEFRMFDEEFLKFRHYLAGNQFLYFKVNVKEGWVNRETGKKSEPRLQFLEVKMLQDVLATQAKKLTLNLNIEDIRNDFIHELSHIFQANKGDKTVAFEVLELEKVKRPVAVAVAVTPDNEAIEATADGEGDINDIEVNEVEEVRVLTHLTMPSRKLKVAISAELLKELERLDVRFKLN from the coding sequence ATGTACCTGATTTTCGATACCGAGACCACCGGCCTTCCAAAGCGCTGGGACGCACCGCTGACCGACACCGACAACTGGCCGCGCTGTGTCCAGATCGCGTGGCAATTACACGACGATATGGGCCGTCTCATCGAACATCAGGATTACCTCATCCGCCCCGACGGCTACAACATTCCGTACGACGCCGAACGGGTGCACGGCATTTCAACCGAACTGGCCGCGGCACAGGGCGTACCACTGCCAGACGTACTTGTCCGTTTCAATGAAACCCTGGCAAAAGCCAAATTCATCGTCGGCCAGAACGTCGGATTCGACGTCAACATCATGGGATGCGAGTTCCACCGCTATGGCGTCGCGTCGCAATTGGGCAAAATGCCCGTACTCGACACCTGTACGGAAACCACGGCTGAACTCCTGAAACTACCCGGCGGTCGCGGTGGCAAATTCAAACTGCCCACCCTGACCGAACTCCACGAATACCTCTTCCAGGTGCCGTTTGCCGAAGCGCACAATGCCACTGCCGACGTTGAGGCCACCACGCGCTGTTTCCTCGAACTCGTCCGCCGCGAAATCTTCACCAAAGAAGAACTCGATGTCCCGGCCTCATATTTCCAGGAGTTCCAGCGCGAGAACCTGGGCGAGATCCCGCTGATCGGACTGAAACACATCAACCTGAAGGCGGCATCCGAGGCCATCCGGGCGCAGTTCCGCCCCATCGACACGCCAAAAGCACCTGAAACCGATGTGTCGTTGGTTGGTGTCGATTTCGTCCACCTGCACAACCATACCCAGTTTTCGGTACTGCAATCGACCATTAGTGTCGCAGCCCTCGTTAAGGCGACCATTGCGCAGAAAATGCCTGCCGTAGCACTGACCGACCAGGCCAACCTGATGGGCGCGTTCCATTTCGTTCGCGACATCCAGAACCATAACAAAGCGGCGGAAGCCAAAAACAAGGCCGCCGTTGAAGCCGGCGAAACACCGTCGGACGTCATCGTGAAACCGATCGTTGGGTGCGAGTTTTACGTCTGTGAAGACCGTCTCGACCGCACGCGGAAAGACAACGGCTACCAGGTAGTGTTCCTGGCCAAAAACAAAAACGGCTACCACAATCTGGCGAAGATGTCGTCGATTGCCTACACCGAAGGCTTTTACTATGTGCCGCGGATCGACCGTAGGGTCATCGAACAATACAAAGACGACCTCATCGTGTTGTCGGGTAGCCTTTCCGGTGAAATCCCGAATAAAATCCTCAATGTTGGTATCAACCAGGCCGAAGAAGCCCTGTTGTGGTGGAAAACCCAGTTCGGGGCCGACTTCTATATCGAACTGATGCGGCACGGACAGGAAGACGAAGACCGGGTAAACACCGAACTGATCGGCCTCGCCCGCAAGCACCAGGTAAAACTGGTCGCCGCCAACAACACCTTCTATATCGATAAAAAAGACGCCGCGGCTCACGACATCCTGCTGTGCGTGCGCGACGGCGAAAAACTCAATACGCCGGTCGGACGGGGCCGCGGCTACCGCTACGGACTCCCGAACCAGGAGTATTATTTCAAGTCGGGCGACGAAATGAAGGCGCTGTTCCGCGACCTTCCCGAAGCCATTATCAACCTACAGGAAATCGTCGACCAGGTAGAAATATACACGCTGGCGCGCGAGGTACTTCTCCCCAAATTCGAAATCCCTGAAGCGTTCATCGTGCCCGAAGATGCGGCAGATGGCGGCAAACGCGGAGAAAACGCCTACCTGCGGCACCTCACCTACAAAGGCGCCGAACGACGCTATGGCGAGCTGAACGACGAAACCCGCGAGCGCATCGATTTCGAGTTGATGACGATTGAGAATTCCGGGTATCCGGGCTACTTCCTCATCGTCCAGGATTTCATTGCCGAAGCGCGCAAAATGGGCGTGTCCGTCGGTCCCGGCCGTGGATCGGCCGCCGGTTCGGTGGTCGCGTACTGCTTGGGCATCACCAACATCGACCCGTTGCAATACAACCTCCTCTTTGAGAGGTTCCTTAACCCAGACCGGGTGTCGCTTCCCGATATCGACATCGACTTTGACGACGAGGGGCGGGCGTCGGTTATGGACTATGTTATCCGCAAATACGGCGCGAAACAGGTGGCGCAGATCATTACCTACGGCACCATGGCCGCGAAGTCCGCCGTTCGTGATACCGCGCGCGTGCTCGACCTACCGCTGTTTGAAGCCGACCGTATCGCCAAGCTCATCCCAAACAACCTGAGCCTTGCCAAGACCTTCAGCCTCGACGATGCCGCCTTAAAGGCTGCACTTCGCCCGGAAGATTTTGACCGGGCCAAAGAACTGCAGGCGTTGGCAGCCGGCGGTGATTTGGGCGCCCAAACCATCCAGCAGGCACAGATGCTCGAAGGCAACCTGCGAAACACCGGCATCCACGCCTGCGGGGTCATCATCACGCCGGATGATATCACCAAGTTCGTACCTGTCGCGACAGCGAAAGACTCCGACCTTTTCGTCACCCAATTTGACAACTCCGTCGTAGAAAGCGCGGGCCTGCTGAAAATGGACTTCCTCGGGCTCAAGACGCTGACCCTGATCAAAGACACCGTCAAGCTCATCAAATACCGCACGGGCGTCGAACTCGATCCCGATGCTTTCCCGATCGACGACGAAAAGACCTACCAGCTCTTCCAGCGCGGCGAAACCGTCGGTATCTTCCAATACGAATCGCCCGGTATGCAGAAATACATGAAGGAGCTGAAACCGACAGTGTTTGGCGACCTCATCGCGATGAACGCACTCTACCGTCCGGGGCCGATTGCATACATCCCGAGCTTCATACGGCGGAAAAACGGAGAGGAAGAAATCGTGTATGACCTTCCTGCCTGCGAAGAACTCCTGAAAGACACCTACGGCATCACCGTTTACCAGGAACAGGTGATGTTGCTGTCGCAGAAACTGGCGAATTTCTCTAAAGGCGACGCCGACGTGCTCCGGAAAGCGATGGGTAAAAAGCAGCGCGACGTACTCGACAAAATGAAGCCTAAGTTCGTCAGCCAGGCCATGGAAAACGGGCATCCGCAAGACGTACTCGAAAAAATCTGGAAAGACTGGGAAGCGTTCGCCGAATATGCCTTCAACAAATCGCACTCGACCTGTTATGCGTGGGTCGCGTACCAAACCGCCTACCTGAAAGCCAATTATCCGGCGGAATACATGGCGGCGGTGCTGTCGAACAACATGAGCGACATCAAGCAGATTTCGTTCTTTATGGAAGAATGTAAACGCATGGGATTGGCCGTATTGGGTCCGTGCGTGAACGAATCGTTCTATAAGTTTACGGTAAACGAATCGTATGCTATCCGCTTCGGCATGGGTGCCATCAAGGGTGTGGGTTCCGGGGCCGTGGCGACGATCGTCGAAAACCGCAAAAAGGGAAAATACCGCTCCATCTTCGACCTGGCCAAGCGCATCGACCTGCGGGCGGCCAATAAAAAAGCGTTTGAGAACCTGGCGCTGGCGGGTGGCCTGGATACATTCTCTGACACCCATCGCGCGCAATACTTCCACCAGGACTCCGATAACAGTACGTTCCTTGAAAAAGCCATGCGTTATGGGTCGAAATTCCAGGAAAACGAGAATTCCTCGCAGGTAAGCCTCTTTGGTGAGGCCAGTGACGTGCAGATTCCGGAGCCCCTGGTGCCACCTTGCGAAGAATGGAGCACGATGGAGAAACTCGCCCGGGAAAAGGAAGTGGTGGGTATCTACATCTCCGGACATCCGCTCGACGATTTCCGTTTCGAGATGAAGTACTTCTGCTCGGTACGACTGGAGGCGTTGAAAAACCTCGAAAACTACGTCGGCAAAAACCTCACCTTCGCCGGCATCGTGACGAACGTACAATACCGCACCGCCAAGAACGGCAAGGATTGGGGTATGTTTACGCTGGAAGGTTTCGATGAAAGCCACGAATTCCGGATGTTCGACGAAGAGTTCCTGAAGTTCCGTCATTACCTCGCCGGGAACCAGTTCCTGTATTTCAAGGTCAACGTAAAAGAAGGATGGGTGAACCGTGAAACCGGCAAGAAATCGGAGCCCAGGTTGCAGTTTCTTGAGGTCAAGATGCTGCAGGACGTGTTGGCCACCCAAGCCAAAAAACTCACGCTAAACCTCAACATTGAAGACATCCGCAACGACTTCATTCACGAACTCAGCCACATCTTCCAGGCGAACAAAGGGGATAAAACGGTAGCCTTTGAAGTACTGGAATTAGAAAAAGTAAAACGACCCGTCGCGGTGGCGGTCGCCGTCACTCCGGATAACGAAGCCATCGAAGCCACGGCAGACGGGGAAGGCGACATCAACGACATCGAGGTGAACGAAGTGGAAGAAGTGCGTGTGCTTACCCACTTAACCATGCCCAGCCGGAAGCTTAAAGTCGCGATTTCAGCCGAGTTGCTGAAGGAATTAGAGCGGCTGGATGTGCGTTTCAAACTGAACTGA
- the tyrS gene encoding tyrosine--tRNA ligase, producing MENLVEELKWRGLYHDSMPGTEEELLKGPVTAYIGFDPTADSLHIGSMVQIMLLVHLKRFGHRPIALVGGATGMIGDPSGKSDERNLLDEVQLEKNVAGIKRVLSRFLDFNETGPQAPLMVNNYDWMKDFSFIAFARDVGKRITVNYMMAKDSVKKRISGEGEGMSFTEFTYQLIQGYDFYHLHKHYNCVLQMGGSDQWGNITTGTELVRRMNSHEAKAFALTTPLITKADGSKFGKSEGGNVWLDADKTSVYKFYQFWLNVSDEDAEKYIRIFTFLDRATIDALAAEHKEAPHLRVLQKRLAEEVTIFVHSADALEKAKQASNILFGNATADDLKQLDEVTFLEVFDGVPQAKLAKADLVGGLDIVTLMNEKTGFVKSNGEARRALTENSISVNREKVADGHTVTENDLINGKFILLQRGKKNYFIVVVE from the coding sequence ATGGAGAATTTGGTTGAAGAACTGAAGTGGCGTGGACTGTACCACGACAGCATGCCGGGAACGGAGGAAGAACTGTTGAAAGGACCGGTGACGGCGTATATCGGGTTTGACCCGACGGCTGATTCGCTGCATATTGGCAGTATGGTGCAGATTATGTTGCTCGTGCACCTGAAACGTTTTGGCCACCGGCCGATTGCGTTGGTGGGTGGGGCCACGGGTATGATCGGTGATCCATCGGGTAAATCGGATGAGCGTAACCTGTTGGACGAGGTGCAACTCGAGAAGAACGTAGCAGGCATCAAACGGGTGTTGTCGCGGTTTCTGGATTTCAATGAGACGGGTCCGCAGGCGCCGCTGATGGTGAACAACTACGACTGGATGAAGGACTTTTCGTTCATCGCGTTCGCGCGTGACGTGGGCAAACGCATCACGGTCAATTATATGATGGCGAAGGATTCGGTGAAAAAACGGATTTCGGGCGAAGGCGAAGGGATGTCGTTTACGGAGTTCACCTACCAACTGATCCAGGGGTATGATTTTTACCACCTGCACAAGCACTATAATTGTGTGTTGCAGATGGGCGGCTCTGACCAATGGGGCAATATCACCACCGGAACCGAACTGGTGCGCCGGATGAACAGCCATGAGGCGAAGGCCTTTGCGCTGACGACGCCGCTGATCACGAAGGCGGATGGTTCGAAGTTCGGGAAATCGGAAGGCGGCAATGTGTGGTTGGATGCGGATAAAACATCGGTCTATAAGTTCTACCAGTTCTGGCTGAATGTCTCGGATGAGGATGCAGAGAAATACATCCGGATTTTCACCTTCCTTGACCGGGCGACCATTGACGCACTGGCAGCGGAACACAAAGAAGCGCCGCACCTTCGCGTGCTGCAAAAGCGACTGGCGGAAGAGGTGACGATTTTCGTGCACTCAGCCGACGCGCTGGAAAAGGCGAAGCAGGCGTCGAACATCCTGTTCGGAAACGCGACAGCGGATGACCTGAAGCAACTGGACGAAGTAACCTTTCTGGAGGTGTTCGACGGGGTGCCACAGGCGAAGTTGGCCAAAGCGGATTTAGTGGGCGGACTCGACATCGTGACGCTGATGAACGAGAAAACCGGCTTCGTCAAATCGAATGGCGAGGCACGCCGGGCGTTAACTGAGAACTCCATTTCAGTGAACCGCGAGAAAGTAGCGGACGGACATACGGTGACAGAAAACGACCTGATCAACGGGAAGTTCATCCTGCTGCAACGAGGGAAGAAGAATTACTTTATTGTAGTTGTAGAATAA
- a CDS encoding acyl transferase: protein MVPTSDIFAISSHKEFVKAALKTFRFQHAHNAIYRNFCDLLNVDPGAVKTLEAIPFLPIQFFKTHEVLSSTEPVQTVFTSSGTTGMTTSRHVVTDTSLYEESYRRAFSRFYGHIEDYAILALLPSYLEREGSSLIYMVDDLIRLSGNPDSGFYLHNYDELILKLETLDAAGQNVLLFGVTYALLDLIERKRFQLRNTLIMETGGMKGKRKEMIREELHHILCEGFGVSSIHSEYGMTELLSQAYSLGDGIFECPNWMHILVRDPEDALSYVGEGRTGGLNVIDLANINSCSFIATQDLGKKFADGTFEVLGRFDHSDIRGCNLMVV from the coding sequence ATGGTTCCCACATCCGACATCTTCGCCATTTCTTCGCACAAAGAATTCGTCAAGGCCGCACTGAAAACCTTCCGGTTCCAGCATGCGCACAACGCCATATACCGAAATTTCTGCGACCTGCTGAACGTCGATCCGGGGGCGGTGAAAACGCTGGAAGCGATTCCCTTCCTGCCGATACAGTTCTTCAAAACCCATGAGGTACTTTCCTCAACTGAGCCCGTCCAAACCGTCTTTACCTCCAGCGGTACGACTGGTATGACCACGAGTCGGCATGTGGTGACCGACACCTCACTATACGAAGAAAGTTACCGTCGCGCCTTTTCTCGTTTCTACGGCCATATCGAAGATTACGCCATACTGGCCCTGCTCCCGTCCTACCTCGAACGCGAGGGTTCATCGCTGATTTATATGGTGGATGACCTCATCCGGCTGTCCGGAAATCCCGATAGCGGCTTCTACCTGCACAACTACGACGAGCTCATCCTGAAGCTTGAAACACTTGATGCCGCCGGCCAGAACGTCCTGCTTTTCGGTGTAACCTACGCGCTGCTCGACCTGATAGAACGCAAACGCTTCCAACTGAGAAACACCCTTATCATGGAAACCGGAGGCATGAAAGGAAAGCGAAAGGAAATGATTCGGGAAGAACTTCACCACATCCTCTGTGAAGGATTCGGCGTGTCGTCCATCCACTCCGAATACGGCATGACCGAACTGTTGTCGCAAGCCTACTCCCTGGGCGACGGCATTTTCGAATGCCCAAACTGGATGCACATCCTCGTCCGCGACCCGGAAGACGCCTTATCGTATGTAGGCGAAGGGCGCACCGGCGGACTCAACGTCATCGACCTCGCCAACATCAACTCGTGTTCGTTCATTGCCACGCAGGACCTGGGCAAGAAATTCGCCGATGGCACGTTTGAAGTATTGGGCCGCTTTGATCATTCCGACATCCGCGGCTGCAACCTGATGGTCGTATGA
- a CDS encoding T9SS type A sorting domain-containing protein: MKKIYTLSLVLFGMVSGFAQVFTDDLNYADGALLTDNGWTAHNAAGTNAVTVGASNGLSYAGYSGVSGFTGSAEGNAALVDNTGEDVNKVFAAPVTSGTLYYSFLVNVTAATAGGYFTHLGSGTSSFAARVFVKNSANAGKINFGISNTSTATYGTTDFDLNTTYLIVVKYEVATAGSVSIWVIPSGIPATEAAAGAAEATASGGGLASIGAVYLRQYDAAQNITVDGIYVDTAWFGGTPPPTCPLSLSTATRVCDAVTAGTDTYTVTIPFTNGGTDNYTINADSGTVGGDDPSAAASGNITISGVTEGTALVVTVTSSVCNLTVNVTSPTCTPAPADAALPYANQFEYPEAAALGGQTNWANVNTGDDVVVAGGSLSYDSLPTAGNSVVFAGGGIDTFLSLQNVATGTVYYSFLLKVNTMAGVTDANGGYFAGLGASTSNFGATLWTKRVDDASFNFGTEVRTANAANTTWTADAYATGETYFVVVGYTFGDNASDDTVNLWINPTVGGAQPAATITDTHTGTDLTGISKFFFRQDSATETPDVQVDLLRVATTWEDVTGTNLSVGNNNIDGLKVYPNPVTNGRLFIDSASNGTKTVAIYDVLGKQVLNTTTSSNEINVAAIKGGVYIVKITEEGKTATRKLVIK, encoded by the coding sequence ATGAAAAAAATTTACACTTTATCTTTAGTGTTGTTTGGAATGGTTTCTGGCTTCGCCCAGGTGTTTACGGACGACCTGAACTATGCTGACGGCGCACTGTTGACCGACAACGGTTGGACAGCGCACAATGCCGCGGGCACAAACGCCGTAACAGTTGGTGCTTCCAACGGACTTTCTTACGCAGGTTACTCAGGCGTAAGCGGTTTTACCGGTTCGGCCGAAGGAAATGCGGCGCTGGTTGACAACACAGGCGAAGATGTCAACAAGGTATTTGCTGCTCCTGTAACATCGGGAACACTTTATTACTCTTTCCTTGTGAACGTGACGGCTGCAACTGCCGGTGGTTACTTCACACACCTTGGATCCGGAACTTCTTCTTTCGCGGCGCGTGTGTTTGTGAAAAATTCCGCTAACGCCGGAAAAATCAATTTCGGTATTTCAAACACCTCTACAGCGACTTACGGAACTACAGACTTCGACCTCAACACAACCTATCTTATCGTTGTAAAATATGAAGTGGCTACAGCCGGTTCGGTAAGCATTTGGGTAATCCCTTCTGGCATTCCGGCCACGGAAGCAGCAGCAGGAGCGGCAGAAGCTACGGCTTCAGGCGGCGGCCTCGCTTCTATCGGTGCTGTTTATCTGCGTCAGTACGATGCTGCCCAAAACATTACTGTTGACGGTATCTACGTAGACACTGCCTGGTTTGGTGGTACACCTCCTCCGACATGCCCACTTTCACTGTCAACTGCAACCCGCGTATGCGACGCTGTTACAGCCGGAACTGACACCTACACGGTGACTATCCCGTTCACCAATGGAGGTACTGATAACTACACCATCAATGCCGACTCAGGCACTGTAGGTGGTGACGACCCAAGTGCTGCTGCAAGCGGAAACATCACGATCTCTGGCGTAACAGAAGGTACTGCTTTGGTCGTAACCGTTACAAGCAGTGTTTGTAACCTTACGGTAAACGTTACGTCGCCAACTTGTACGCCTGCACCGGCGGATGCTGCGCTGCCTTACGCGAACCAATTCGAATACCCGGAAGCTGCCGCTTTGGGCGGACAGACGAACTGGGCTAACGTAAATACCGGTGACGATGTAGTGGTCGCAGGTGGAAGCCTTTCATATGATAGCTTGCCAACTGCCGGAAACTCGGTAGTATTCGCTGGCGGTGGTATCGATACATTCCTTAGCCTACAGAATGTGGCTACCGGAACTGTATACTACTCGTTCCTTTTGAAGGTCAATACTATGGCGGGTGTAACCGACGCAAACGGCGGTTACTTTGCCGGTCTGGGCGCCAGCACTTCTAACTTTGGTGCTACCCTGTGGACAAAACGCGTAGACGACGCTTCTTTCAACTTCGGAACAGAGGTTCGTACGGCAAATGCTGCGAATACTACATGGACCGCTGACGCCTATGCAACAGGCGAAACCTATTTCGTTGTGGTGGGCTATACATTCGGTGACAACGCGTCTGACGACACCGTCAATCTTTGGATTAACCCTACAGTAGGTGGTGCACAACCAGCCGCTACCATTACAGATACACACACAGGTACCGACCTGACTGGAATTTCTAAATTCTTCTTCCGTCAGGACAGTGCTACTGAAACTCCAGACGTTCAAGTTGACTTGCTTCGCGTTGCGACTACATGGGAAGATGTTACCGGAACCAACCTCAGCGTTGGGAACAACAACATCGACGGCCTGAAAGTATACCCTAACCCGGTTACCAACGGACGCCTGTTCATCGATTCAGCTAGCAACGGCACCAAAACTGTCGCTATCTATGATGTATTGGGCAAACAAGTGTTGAACACGACTACGTCTTCAAACGAGATCAATGTAGCCGCTATCAAAGGTGGTGTTTACATCGTAAAAATCACAGAAGAAGGAAAAACTGCCACGCGCAAGCTGGTGATCAAGTAA
- a CDS encoding T9SS type A sorting domain-containing protein → MMPKLYLYIALFFCLASAGAHAQEVKQPGPATQELNFYPNPVSNGKIYITSKTSLDKEISIYDVLGKMVLNRKISTKELSIEGLSPGVYIIKIKEGDSTVTKKLIVK, encoded by the coding sequence ATGATGCCGAAACTATACCTATATATCGCGCTCTTTTTCTGTCTTGCTTCCGCAGGCGCGCATGCGCAGGAGGTAAAGCAGCCGGGACCTGCTACCCAGGAACTGAACTTCTATCCGAACCCGGTCAGCAACGGTAAAATTTACATTACCTCCAAGACGTCCCTCGATAAAGAGATTTCCATCTACGACGTCTTAGGCAAAATGGTACTCAACAGGAAGATTTCTACCAAAGAGCTCAGCATCGAAGGTCTCTCTCCGGGGGTATACATCATCAAGATCAAAGAAGGTGACAGCACTGTAACCAAAAAGCTCATCGTCAAATAA